From Pseudonocardia autotrophica, one genomic window encodes:
- a CDS encoding ComEA family DNA-binding protein has translation MAPPGGRPSFLRRTVVRWLPPSLTGARVDPGRRGALVLVGVVLAGAVLAGVGVWSNRPTAQPVAGLPEVTAAPASSAPDPPEAAAPVTAGPLVISVVGRVARPGLVRIPDGSRVADAVDAVGGALPGVDLTGVNLARRLGDGEQIAIGVPGAVEAPPEVPVPGGEPASGSEPGAGGAPGTAKVDLNRATAADLDALPGVGPVTATKIIDWRTTNGRFSRVEQLREIDGIGERRFAQLKDLVRV, from the coding sequence CCGTCGCTGACCGGGGCCCGGGTCGATCCGGGCCGGCGGGGCGCGCTCGTGCTGGTCGGTGTGGTGCTCGCCGGCGCCGTCCTGGCCGGCGTCGGCGTGTGGTCGAACAGGCCCACGGCGCAGCCGGTCGCCGGGTTGCCGGAGGTGACCGCCGCTCCGGCGTCGTCGGCACCCGATCCCCCGGAGGCGGCGGCCCCGGTCACGGCCGGCCCGCTGGTGATCAGCGTCGTCGGCCGGGTGGCCCGGCCGGGCCTGGTCCGGATCCCGGACGGATCCCGGGTCGCCGACGCCGTCGACGCGGTGGGCGGAGCGTTGCCGGGCGTCGACCTGACCGGGGTCAACCTGGCCCGCCGGCTCGGCGACGGCGAGCAGATCGCGATCGGCGTCCCGGGCGCCGTCGAGGCCCCGCCGGAGGTGCCCGTGCCCGGCGGGGAACCGGCCTCCGGTTCCGAACCCGGCGCCGGTGGAGCGCCCGGCACGGCGAAGGTCGATCTCAACCGGGCCACGGCGGCCGATCTCGACGCGCTGCCCGGGGTCGGGCCGGTGACCGCCACGAAGATCATCGATTGGCGGACCACGAATGGCCGATTCAGCCGGGTGGAGCAGCTGCGGGAGATCGACGGGATCGGTGAGCGCCGATTCGCGCAGCTCAAGGACCTGGTCCGGGTCTGA